A portion of the Algisphaera agarilytica genome contains these proteins:
- a CDS encoding zinc ribbon domain-containing protein produces MSSLLRYQASEMAPVGKDTFNYLAEETKPGVHAVVSTAAAALKEGLTEDIPKPTTQESVDCPACNDPNEPDAKFCDQCGTELPRQQPTEIKCSSCQTANDFSAKFCDNCGRSLAQPS; encoded by the coding sequence ATGTCTTCATTGCTTCGGTACCAGGCCAGCGAGATGGCACCGGTCGGCAAGGACACGTTCAACTACCTGGCTGAGGAAACCAAGCCCGGCGTCCACGCGGTCGTATCCACCGCCGCCGCCGCGCTGAAGGAAGGCCTGACCGAAGACATCCCTAAACCGACAACGCAGGAGAGCGTTGACTGCCCGGCCTGCAACGACCCGAACGAGCCCGACGCGAAGTTCTGTGACCAGTGCGGCACCGAACTCCCGCGCCAACAGCCGACCGAGATCAAGTGCTCGTCTTGCCAAACGGCCAACGACTTCTCCGCGAAATTCTGCGACAACTGTGGCCGGAGTTTGGCGCAACCCTCATGA